The Polyangium spumosum genome includes a window with the following:
- a CDS encoding beta-propeller domain-containing protein translates to MMGFWRRRIATGTAWLGALLLLVGPGCAVSGAPGDEEKTADDSAQVKNTPSFLTAGDFVSIYWGEEEEEEEEEEEEEEEEDDRELEEADIYRVMGNGYLLNLNRYRGLQVVDYNDLSNPQIVGKLPISGTPVEMYVDGNVAVVLLNEWYGYKADPNTLIARERAGGLVALVDVSNPLAPTLISEYNVPGKISTSRYANGSTKNSLYVSALQNGWINENGVWTYKNESVVKSFDVSATSMVPMTELQLGGNVTAIQGEGTTLLVARRTSSWPTTSVVSIVDISDINGAMSLRGSVTTSGYVRTQFHMDFRNDQLRVFSGPMWGGVGQQSYLQTWNAADKDNPIPVDTESFGVNERLYGAVFMNDKAFAVTYQQVDPFHSFSIDPYGNVNEESEFIVSGWNDYLRPVSSGTRLIGIGVNDQNGRKMAASLYDITNLTNPNPLIARAETAEDDGTWNFSDAQWDHRAFKILENAVTVPTPTGTGVETGLIMLPFTGYKYQNNSYIYRSGVQLFTFSNSTLTRRGTLDHVDNVRRSTPLGGTSNAVVISDTVMSFHNQADVDNPAQLSQIDLAPDYVKIIPWGDDYRLRIRNPEGYYSWYYNNTASARVEVIPANANADLAEPLTTFEIPLYAAHFTAGNYLITTNSKWLWPNYETTVKVFDLTDPLNPQTKGTLVTTALPPTNSYGRNVHATSNALVYQQTQWAYEQIGLYQGRDAYLQGLPTYCNKNADGCEFYTGERQCQTPENGQEYCAGGFARCTIHVGAATTCVPVEPSWIEPYLTWETYEGEAHRNPTYASFQIVDLSDPANPKVVPNKIQLSGADWFADARTNGDDLYITVKNDAQKPGDLRPYTKNFLRRYDLTNPSSPVLAGSFNIPGQPIDAFGNRIFTRDRQWGSRWYEEAIAQVKLTGNGAKLEKHKKFVGKALTVMLADSTAHDRVVVNLLSTWVYQGNIIAMLAPQNGNKPSFDVLSETSIDGYHVPLQGVSSHRWFMSVSGGTLMINAEDPADIKAQAFFPVYYGNGGVVTHNGEILAAAGRLGVYQIGENDSNLLQ, encoded by the coding sequence ATGATGGGCTTTTGGCGCAGAAGGATCGCGACGGGCACGGCATGGCTCGGCGCGTTGCTCTTGTTGGTGGGGCCGGGATGCGCGGTGAGCGGCGCCCCGGGCGACGAGGAGAAGACTGCTGACGACAGCGCTCAGGTCAAGAACACGCCGTCCTTCCTGACCGCGGGTGACTTCGTCAGCATCTACTGGGGCGAAGAAGAGGAAGAGGAAGAAGAAGAGGAGGAAGAGGAGGAAGAGGAGGACGATCGCGAGCTCGAGGAGGCGGATATCTACCGCGTCATGGGCAACGGGTATCTGCTCAACCTGAACCGTTACCGTGGCCTGCAGGTCGTCGACTACAACGACCTCTCGAACCCGCAGATCGTCGGCAAGTTGCCCATCTCCGGCACGCCCGTCGAGATGTACGTGGACGGCAACGTCGCCGTGGTGCTGCTGAACGAGTGGTACGGCTACAAGGCGGACCCGAACACGCTCATCGCGCGCGAGCGCGCCGGCGGCCTCGTGGCCCTCGTGGACGTCAGCAATCCCCTCGCTCCGACGCTCATCTCCGAATACAACGTCCCGGGGAAGATCTCGACGAGCCGCTACGCGAACGGCTCGACGAAGAACTCGCTTTACGTCTCCGCGCTCCAGAACGGCTGGATCAACGAAAATGGCGTCTGGACGTACAAGAACGAGAGCGTGGTCAAGAGCTTCGACGTGTCCGCCACGTCGATGGTCCCGATGACCGAGCTCCAGCTCGGCGGCAACGTGACCGCGATCCAGGGCGAGGGGACCACGCTGCTCGTCGCGCGTCGCACGTCGTCCTGGCCGACGACGAGCGTCGTCTCGATCGTCGACATCTCCGACATCAACGGCGCGATGTCGCTGCGCGGCTCGGTCACCACGTCCGGCTATGTCCGCACGCAGTTCCACATGGACTTCCGCAACGACCAGCTCCGCGTCTTCTCGGGCCCGATGTGGGGCGGCGTGGGCCAGCAGAGTTATCTGCAGACCTGGAACGCGGCCGACAAGGACAACCCGATCCCCGTCGACACCGAGAGCTTCGGCGTGAACGAGCGGCTCTATGGCGCCGTGTTCATGAACGACAAGGCGTTCGCCGTCACCTACCAGCAGGTCGATCCGTTCCACAGCTTCTCGATCGACCCGTATGGCAACGTCAATGAAGAGAGCGAGTTCATCGTCTCGGGCTGGAACGACTACCTCCGCCCGGTGTCGAGCGGCACGCGCCTCATCGGCATCGGCGTGAACGATCAGAACGGCCGCAAGATGGCCGCGAGCCTCTACGACATCACGAACCTCACGAACCCGAACCCGCTGATCGCCCGCGCCGAGACGGCCGAGGACGACGGCACCTGGAACTTCTCCGACGCCCAGTGGGATCACCGCGCGTTCAAGATCCTCGAGAATGCGGTCACCGTGCCGACGCCGACGGGGACCGGGGTCGAGACGGGCCTCATCATGTTGCCCTTCACGGGCTACAAGTACCAGAACAACAGCTACATCTATCGCTCGGGCGTCCAGCTCTTCACGTTCTCGAACAGCACGCTCACGCGCCGGGGGACGCTGGATCACGTGGACAACGTGCGTCGATCGACCCCGCTCGGCGGGACGAGCAACGCCGTGGTCATCTCCGACACGGTCATGTCGTTCCACAATCAGGCGGACGTGGACAACCCCGCGCAGCTCTCGCAGATCGACCTCGCGCCCGATTACGTGAAGATCATCCCGTGGGGGGACGACTACCGCCTCCGCATCCGCAACCCCGAGGGATACTACTCCTGGTACTACAACAACACGGCGAGCGCGCGGGTGGAGGTCATCCCGGCGAACGCGAACGCCGACCTCGCCGAGCCGCTCACGACCTTCGAGATCCCCCTCTACGCGGCCCATTTCACGGCGGGGAACTACCTCATCACCACGAATTCGAAGTGGTTGTGGCCGAACTACGAGACCACGGTCAAGGTGTTCGACCTGACCGACCCGCTGAACCCGCAGACGAAGGGCACGCTGGTCACGACCGCGTTGCCTCCGACCAACTCCTATGGCCGGAACGTCCACGCGACGAGCAACGCGCTCGTCTATCAGCAGACGCAGTGGGCCTACGAGCAAATCGGCTTGTACCAGGGGCGTGATGCCTACCTCCAGGGTCTGCCGACGTATTGCAACAAGAACGCGGACGGCTGCGAGTTCTACACGGGTGAGCGCCAGTGCCAGACGCCTGAGAACGGCCAGGAGTACTGCGCCGGCGGATTCGCCAGGTGCACGATTCACGTGGGCGCCGCGACCACGTGCGTGCCGGTCGAGCCGAGCTGGATCGAGCCGTACCTGACCTGGGAGACCTACGAGGGCGAGGCGCACCGGAACCCGACCTATGCCTCGTTCCAGATCGTCGACCTCTCGGATCCCGCGAACCCGAAGGTCGTCCCGAACAAGATCCAGCTCTCGGGGGCCGATTGGTTCGCCGACGCGCGCACGAACGGCGACGACCTCTACATCACCGTCAAGAACGACGCGCAAAAGCCGGGTGATCTGCGTCCGTACACGAAGAACTTCCTCCGTCGTTACGACCTGACGAACCCCTCGTCACCCGTCCTCGCCGGGAGTTTCAACATCCCCGGCCAACCCATCGACGCGTTCGGCAACCGGATCTTCACCCGCGACCGTCAATGGGGAAGCCGCTGGTACGAGGAGGCCATCGCCCAGGTCAAGCTGACGGGCAATGGCGCCAAGCTCGAGAAGCACAAGAAGTTCGTGGGCAAGGCCCTCACCGTGATGCTGGCCGACAGCACCGCCCACGATCGGGTCGTCGTCAACCTGCTCTCGACCTGGGTTTATCAAGGTAACATCATTGCGATGCTGGCGCCGCAGAACGGGAACAAGCCGAGCTTCGACGTCCTTTCGGAGACGTCGATCGACGGCTACCACGTGCCGCTCCAAGGCGTGAGCTCGCACCGCTGGTTCATGTCGGTCTCCGGCGGCACGCTGATGATCAACGCCGAGGATCCCGCGGACATCAAGGCGCAGGCGTTCTTCCCGGTTTATTACGGGAACGGCGGGGTCGTCACGCACAACGGCGAGATCCTCGCCGCGGCCGGCAGGCTCGGCGTCTACCAGATCGGCGAGAACGACTCGAACCTCCTGCAGTAA
- a CDS encoding M23 family metallopeptidase, whose translation MRLASRTTLSGLFLLAMIPLACSSSGPSSTGSGGEGGGGAAGPGSGGAGLGGVGGMGGMTSSSSSGVGPGGATGSGGSLPMLPCDPGFAFDSNPITSPILTVSYTNQTPYAYVNMKVTGPGAPASQWGGVVGNGPYTWTYTVYGYDPGTLTFTFVEGENGGNPGNPVAQCQVQALVEGSTDPGGSGSGGGGQASCADLAQANGWPGGTYTCDDGSKNWCAGTGTPTSDCVRCCTPSCGVLANHYGAADAKCDDGNNGACNGSGMITWDCKAGCCGTGIPNSNPPVGGAFGYPVGDKSTSPAGGAGWQVWQVLGHYWDVYGGAHLAEDIGKAGAANAPVYSVADGVVLVSAPNGSSYVNVILVQHPMPDGTSVCSFYGHLATRTVSPGQTVKRGDPIGTILDQGSNSHLHYFIAPKNLCDKIAGLNGGGACGYDGSGGVPGLGHADLANAPASYTAQGTNNGCSLNGYQILAPHDFIDAHHF comes from the coding sequence ATGCGCCTCGCCTCACGCACCACCCTCTCGGGCCTCTTTCTCCTCGCCATGATCCCGCTCGCGTGCTCCTCCTCGGGGCCATCCTCCACGGGGAGCGGAGGCGAAGGCGGAGGCGGCGCCGCGGGGCCTGGCTCGGGCGGCGCGGGGCTCGGCGGCGTCGGCGGTATGGGAGGAATGACGTCCTCTTCCTCGTCGGGCGTGGGGCCCGGCGGCGCGACGGGCAGCGGCGGGAGCCTGCCGATGCTCCCGTGTGATCCGGGGTTCGCGTTCGACAGCAATCCGATCACCTCGCCGATCCTCACCGTCTCGTACACGAACCAGACGCCGTATGCCTACGTGAACATGAAGGTGACGGGCCCGGGGGCCCCGGCCTCGCAATGGGGCGGCGTGGTGGGCAACGGTCCGTATACGTGGACGTACACCGTGTACGGATACGATCCCGGCACCTTGACCTTCACCTTCGTCGAAGGGGAGAACGGCGGCAACCCCGGTAACCCCGTCGCGCAATGCCAGGTCCAGGCGCTCGTCGAGGGCAGCACGGACCCGGGCGGGAGCGGCAGCGGGGGCGGCGGGCAGGCGAGCTGCGCCGACCTCGCGCAGGCCAATGGTTGGCCCGGCGGCACGTACACCTGCGACGACGGCAGCAAGAACTGGTGCGCGGGGACGGGCACGCCCACGAGTGATTGCGTGCGGTGCTGCACCCCCTCGTGCGGCGTGCTCGCGAACCACTACGGCGCGGCGGACGCGAAGTGCGACGACGGGAACAACGGCGCCTGCAATGGCTCGGGCATGATCACCTGGGATTGCAAGGCCGGCTGCTGCGGCACGGGGATCCCGAACTCGAATCCGCCCGTCGGCGGGGCCTTCGGATACCCCGTGGGCGACAAGAGCACGAGCCCCGCGGGCGGGGCGGGATGGCAGGTCTGGCAGGTCCTCGGGCATTACTGGGACGTGTACGGCGGCGCGCACCTCGCCGAGGACATCGGCAAGGCCGGCGCGGCGAACGCGCCCGTGTATTCGGTGGCGGACGGCGTCGTCCTGGTCTCCGCGCCGAACGGCAGCTCCTACGTGAACGTGATCCTCGTCCAGCACCCGATGCCGGACGGCACGAGCGTGTGCTCCTTCTACGGCCACCTGGCCACGCGCACGGTATCGCCTGGACAAACCGTGAAGCGCGGCGATCCGATCGGCACGATCCTCGACCAGGGCTCGAACTCCCACCTGCATTATTTCATCGCGCCGAAGAACCTCTGCGACAAGATCGCCGGCTTGAATGGCGGGGGTGCCTGCGGATACGACGGCTCCGGCGGCGTCCCCGGGCTCGGGCACGCCGACCTCGCGAACGCGCCGGCGTCGTACACGGCTCAGGGCACGAACAATGGTTGCAGCCTGAACGGATACCAGATCCTGGCCCCGCACGATTTCATCGACGCGCATCACTTCTGA
- a CDS encoding sigma 54-interacting transcriptional regulator translates to MSTDGTLLLRPSAKELRLEGFSLTVIEGPDSGAALRAEKSEVSVGTAQGNDLVLTDPTVSRHHISITATPDGFFLRDFDSSNGTWIGSTRILTGYIDDGAKLRVGRTTLRVDLLDEDICEALSPEDRFGSVLGASDAMRRIFAALPRIAPSDTTVLLEGETGTGKGVLAAAIHEASARSRAPFVVLDCTAIAPTLIESELFGHVKGSFTGASADRPGAFEQAAGGTIFIDEIGELPLDMQPKLLRALEEKTVKRVGGNQRIRLDARVIAATNRDLRTEVNRGTFRADLYYRLNVVRIHIPPLRERTGDVERLARHFYAELAPNRPMPADLLESFCRQAWPGNVRELRAAVERAVLLDDPALLALGSGRDEGSPGAAPEDEFDLRVPYRMAKQRAADRWEARYVRELVSRAKGNVSEASRLARMDRSHLRTLIRKYDIRAGEESDAGDG, encoded by the coding sequence ATGTCGACGGATGGCACCCTGCTCCTCCGCCCCAGCGCAAAAGAGCTGCGGCTCGAAGGATTCTCGCTCACCGTGATCGAAGGCCCCGACTCGGGAGCCGCGCTGCGCGCCGAAAAGAGCGAGGTGTCCGTGGGCACCGCACAAGGCAATGACCTCGTCCTCACGGATCCGACGGTCTCGCGACACCACATCAGCATCACGGCCACGCCCGACGGCTTTTTCCTGCGGGATTTCGACTCCTCGAACGGCACGTGGATCGGCAGCACCCGCATCCTCACCGGGTACATCGACGACGGCGCGAAGCTCCGCGTCGGGCGCACCACCCTGCGCGTCGACCTGCTCGACGAGGACATTTGCGAGGCCCTGAGCCCCGAGGACCGATTCGGCTCCGTCCTCGGCGCGAGCGACGCCATGCGCCGCATCTTCGCCGCCCTGCCGCGTATCGCCCCGTCCGACACCACCGTGCTGCTCGAGGGCGAGACGGGCACGGGCAAGGGCGTGCTCGCCGCGGCCATCCACGAGGCGAGCGCGCGCAGCCGCGCCCCGTTCGTGGTGCTCGATTGCACGGCCATCGCGCCGACCCTCATCGAGAGCGAGCTCTTCGGCCACGTGAAGGGGTCGTTCACGGGCGCGAGCGCCGATCGCCCCGGCGCCTTCGAGCAGGCCGCCGGCGGCACCATTTTCATCGACGAGATCGGCGAGCTGCCCCTCGACATGCAGCCGAAGCTCCTGCGCGCCCTCGAGGAGAAGACCGTCAAGCGCGTGGGCGGCAATCAACGCATCCGGCTCGACGCGCGCGTCATCGCCGCGACGAACCGCGACCTCCGGACCGAGGTCAACCGCGGCACCTTCCGCGCCGACCTGTACTACCGGCTCAACGTCGTGCGTATCCACATCCCGCCGCTGCGCGAGCGCACGGGCGACGTCGAGCGGCTGGCGCGCCATTTTTATGCCGAGCTCGCCCCGAACCGGCCCATGCCGGCCGATTTGCTCGAATCCTTCTGCCGGCAGGCATGGCCGGGCAACGTGCGCGAGCTCCGGGCCGCGGTCGAGCGCGCGGTCCTGCTCGACGATCCGGCCCTCCTGGCGCTCGGGAGCGGGCGGGACGAGGGCAGCCCCGGGGCCGCGCCCGAGGACGAATTCGACCTGCGCGTGCCGTACCGAATGGCCAAACAAAGGGCCGCGGATCGCTGGGAAGCGCGTTACGTGCGAGAGCTCGTCTCACGCGCCAAGGGCAACGTCTCGGAGGCCTCGCGGCTCGCGCGTATGGACCGGAGCCATTTGCGCACGTTGATCCGGAAATACGACATCCGCGCCGGCGAGGAGAGCGACGCCGGCGACGGATGA
- a CDS encoding M23 family metallopeptidase, translating to MRILSTWALASNLLVLASGLALSGCVGEPPVELSDDPAAALGDEEWLDDGPPPGEEAIDEELGSTSDGVSNMPAFQLPFPCGQIWAGQTRTNHSPLNSIDFNRSDDIGDAVVASAGGKVTRVANEGNTSYGRWIEIDHGNGYRSRYAHLNSQIVSVGQSVSKGQKIGTVGSTGGSSGPHLHYEVRRNGVAIRPVFNGATAYFYGTKNYTSKNSCGGGGGGGGGVTGTVNTSGAALTIRADASTSSAAVGSVPDGAKVTITCQKKGTSVTGTYGTSTLWDYIGSGYIADAYVHTGSDGQVAPTCK from the coding sequence ATGCGAATCCTGTCGACCTGGGCCCTTGCCTCGAACCTGCTTGTCCTCGCCTCTGGCCTCGCCCTGAGCGGCTGCGTCGGAGAGCCCCCCGTCGAGCTCAGCGACGATCCGGCCGCGGCGCTCGGTGACGAGGAGTGGCTCGACGACGGCCCGCCGCCCGGCGAGGAGGCCATCGACGAGGAGCTCGGCAGCACGAGCGACGGCGTGAGCAACATGCCCGCCTTCCAGCTCCCGTTCCCCTGCGGGCAGATCTGGGCCGGACAAACCCGGACGAACCACAGCCCCCTCAACTCGATCGATTTCAATCGCAGCGACGACATCGGCGACGCGGTGGTCGCGTCGGCGGGCGGCAAGGTCACCCGCGTCGCGAACGAGGGCAACACGAGCTACGGCCGGTGGATCGAGATCGACCACGGCAATGGTTATCGCAGCCGCTACGCGCACCTCAACTCGCAGATCGTCTCGGTCGGGCAGAGCGTGAGCAAGGGCCAGAAGATCGGCACCGTGGGCAGCACCGGCGGCTCGTCGGGCCCGCACCTCCATTACGAAGTTCGCCGCAACGGCGTCGCCATCCGGCCCGTCTTCAACGGCGCGACGGCGTACTTCTATGGCACCAAGAACTACACCAGCAAGAATAGCTGCGGCGGCGGCGGCGGCGGTGGCGGCGGCGTCACCGGCACGGTGAACACGAGCGGCGCCGCGCTCACGATTCGCGCGGACGCGAGCACGAGCAGCGCCGCGGTGGGCTCGGTGCCCGACGGCGCCAAGGTCACCATCACCTGCCAGAAGAAGGGGACCTCGGTGACGGGCACCTATGGCACGTCGACCCTCTGGGACTACATCGGCAGCGGCTACATCGCGGACGCGTACGTGCACACCGGCTCGGACGGTCAGGTCGCGCCGACCTGCAAGTGA
- a CDS encoding protein kinase domain-containing protein, producing the protein MGQPKKGQDQETLAHADTVAPAPAEKAAPVTVKLARERRRRRGAARVESTPPTEPPAETVAEVPADLPAASERSPLADPRRWDRYEIVRFLGRGGMGSVYEARDKRLARHVAIKFIHGADPLTTKRFLQEARAQARIDHPNVCKVLEVGEVEDKAYIAMQLVQGESLHDAAKEMTLDEKVRVMRTVSEAVHAAHRLGIIHRDIKPANIMVEKLGAGADEGASYRPVLMDFGLAREASETKGLTESGTVMGTPGYMPPEQARGSVRSIDPRSDVYSLGATLYDLLAGAPPFEDESAVNVLLKVLIQDPVPLREKEPSIPLALDVIVGKCLNKEPHQRYTSAAELADDLERFLNRERVLARRLGLPTRLYWRAKRNKPMAVVILALCSSLIAFAGYGVRTVIVNARREAIAQKRAELGQKLGQAVKDLEWLVRSAYLVPLHDTGPEKAFVRTRMAEIEAEMQSFGDLAAGLDHYALGRGYLALKEWDRAHAELAKAAALGVREPELDYALGRVLGELYSQALDDARRSGDKSYFEKRKQELDREYLAPALVHLERCRGLPTVPASYLEGLIHFYNRRYDQAIESAQSARGKLSWLYEAEKLEGDVFMARALDAKDRGDNEQAERDFAQAVAHYEEAADIGRSDHQIYEALAEAWIRQEEMDLYRGRDPGPKLEKALSAADKALLAAPAESNGHTKKAFAYHFQARYAQSHGAPRDEVERLFRAQIAVGKEAIALHPADAHAQEITGAGYTKLAEHLFDLGQPVQPSLDRACAHLEEAIRINPRFPWAYNDHGLALGLSGASIRMRNGEARGTLQRAIDTTKKAIELDDQYLIAYTNTSAWLTELGEWQADHGENPEKTLLEAVQMADRVLQINDKHLLASVNSGFASMKLAAYRLDAGEDGREPARVAIHRFKAALEIDSNFVLAQRELGRAYHLLASHERAQVVDPRASLDEGLRVVGQCLRIEPSSADCMMVEAQLRMEQATWARERGEAGGAAFEQAQRLAREATLKAPDRGDLRLIAAQICLQRAEALLRAEKPEAPPFPVVDEGLQRITQALKQAPGLPRALAIQGALHLRKAQIGPAHKKESLERAKDSLSQAFAGNPILKHRYGTAAGEVDWMIEGR; encoded by the coding sequence ATGGGGCAGCCGAAAAAGGGCCAGGATCAAGAGACGCTCGCCCACGCCGATACGGTCGCCCCTGCCCCGGCGGAGAAAGCGGCCCCGGTCACGGTCAAGCTGGCGCGCGAGAGGCGAAGGAGGCGCGGCGCGGCGCGCGTGGAGTCCACGCCACCCACCGAGCCTCCTGCCGAAACCGTCGCCGAGGTCCCCGCCGATCTGCCCGCGGCCTCCGAGCGCTCGCCGCTCGCCGATCCCAGGCGCTGGGATCGTTACGAGATCGTACGATTCCTCGGCCGAGGCGGCATGGGCTCCGTCTACGAGGCCCGCGACAAGCGGCTCGCCCGTCACGTGGCGATCAAGTTCATCCACGGGGCCGATCCCCTCACCACGAAGCGTTTCCTGCAGGAAGCGCGGGCGCAGGCGCGGATCGATCATCCGAACGTCTGCAAGGTCCTCGAGGTCGGAGAGGTCGAGGACAAGGCGTACATCGCCATGCAGCTCGTGCAGGGCGAGTCGCTGCACGACGCGGCGAAGGAGATGACGCTCGACGAGAAGGTCCGCGTGATGAGGACGGTCAGCGAGGCCGTCCACGCGGCCCATCGCCTCGGCATCATTCACCGCGACATCAAGCCCGCGAACATCATGGTGGAGAAGCTCGGCGCGGGCGCGGACGAGGGCGCGTCATATCGCCCGGTGCTCATGGACTTCGGCCTCGCCCGCGAGGCGAGCGAGACGAAGGGCCTGACCGAATCGGGCACGGTGATGGGCACGCCGGGCTACATGCCGCCCGAGCAGGCGCGCGGGAGCGTGCGCAGCATCGATCCGCGGAGCGACGTCTACAGCCTGGGCGCGACGCTCTACGACCTCCTCGCCGGCGCGCCGCCGTTCGAGGACGAGAGCGCCGTGAACGTCCTGCTCAAGGTGCTGATCCAGGATCCGGTCCCGCTGCGGGAGAAGGAGCCGTCGATCCCGCTCGCCCTCGACGTCATCGTGGGCAAGTGCCTGAACAAGGAGCCACACCAGCGTTATACGAGCGCCGCGGAGCTCGCCGACGATCTCGAGCGTTTCCTGAACCGCGAGCGCGTGCTCGCGCGCCGCCTCGGCCTGCCGACGCGCCTCTACTGGCGGGCCAAGCGCAACAAGCCGATGGCGGTCGTGATCCTCGCGTTGTGTTCGAGCCTGATCGCCTTTGCGGGATACGGCGTCCGCACGGTGATCGTGAATGCCCGGAGGGAGGCGATCGCGCAGAAGCGCGCCGAGCTCGGGCAGAAGCTCGGGCAGGCGGTGAAGGACCTCGAATGGCTGGTGCGCAGCGCGTACCTCGTGCCGCTGCACGACACGGGCCCCGAGAAGGCGTTCGTCCGGACGCGTATGGCCGAGATCGAGGCCGAGATGCAGAGCTTCGGCGACCTCGCGGCGGGCCTCGACCACTACGCGCTCGGCCGCGGTTACCTCGCGCTGAAGGAGTGGGACCGGGCGCACGCGGAGCTCGCGAAGGCCGCGGCGCTCGGCGTGCGCGAGCCCGAGCTCGATTACGCGCTCGGGCGGGTCCTCGGCGAGCTCTACAGCCAGGCGCTGGACGACGCGCGCCGGAGCGGTGACAAGAGCTATTTCGAGAAGCGCAAGCAGGAGCTCGACCGGGAATACCTCGCGCCGGCGCTCGTGCACCTCGAGCGTTGCCGGGGTTTGCCGACGGTGCCGGCGAGTTACCTCGAGGGGTTGATCCATTTCTACAACCGGAGGTACGACCAGGCGATCGAGAGCGCGCAGAGCGCCCGCGGGAAGCTGTCGTGGCTCTACGAGGCGGAGAAGCTCGAAGGCGACGTGTTCATGGCGCGCGCCCTGGACGCGAAGGATCGCGGGGACAACGAGCAGGCGGAGCGGGATTTCGCGCAGGCGGTGGCGCATTACGAGGAGGCGGCGGACATCGGGCGGAGCGATCATCAGATCTACGAGGCGCTCGCGGAGGCGTGGATCCGGCAGGAGGAGATGGATCTCTACCGGGGCCGGGATCCCGGGCCCAAGCTGGAGAAGGCGCTCTCCGCGGCGGACAAGGCGCTCCTCGCGGCCCCCGCGGAGTCGAATGGGCACACGAAGAAGGCCTTCGCGTATCACTTCCAGGCGCGGTATGCGCAGAGCCATGGCGCTCCGCGAGACGAGGTCGAGCGGCTGTTCCGGGCGCAAATCGCGGTAGGAAAAGAGGCCATCGCTCTCCACCCCGCCGACGCTCATGCCCAGGAGATCACGGGAGCCGGGTACACGAAGCTGGCAGAGCACCTGTTCGATCTCGGACAGCCCGTGCAGCCCTCGCTGGACCGGGCGTGCGCCCATCTGGAGGAGGCCATTCGAATCAACCCCAGGTTCCCCTGGGCCTACAACGACCATGGGCTGGCGCTCGGCCTCTCCGGCGCCAGCATCCGCATGCGAAACGGCGAGGCGCGTGGCACGCTCCAGCGAGCGATCGACACGACCAAGAAGGCCATCGAACTCGATGACCAGTACCTCATCGCTTACACCAATACCTCGGCCTGGTTGACAGAGCTCGGCGAATGGCAGGCAGACCACGGAGAGAACCCCGAGAAGACCCTGCTCGAAGCCGTGCAGATGGCGGACCGCGTGCTCCAGATCAACGACAAGCACCTGCTGGCGTCCGTGAACTCCGGCTTCGCTTCGATGAAACTCGCGGCCTACCGGCTCGACGCCGGTGAAGACGGTCGAGAGCCTGCCCGGGTGGCCATCCACCGTTTCAAGGCCGCCCTCGAAATCGACTCCAATTTCGTGCTCGCCCAGCGCGAGCTCGGCCGGGCCTATCACCTCCTCGCGAGCCATGAGCGCGCGCAGGTTGTCGACCCGCGAGCGAGCCTCGACGAGGGGCTACGCGTGGTGGGGCAATGCCTTCGAATCGAGCCGAGCAGCGCCGACTGCATGATGGTCGAGGCCCAGCTTCGGATGGAGCAGGCGACCTGGGCCCGGGAGCGAGGTGAGGCCGGTGGGGCTGCCTTCGAGCAAGCACAGCGGCTTGCGCGGGAGGCCACCCTGAAGGCGCCCGACCGCGGGGATCTACGCCTGATCGCCGCGCAAATCTGCCTCCAGCGGGCCGAGGCGTTGCTCAGGGCCGAAAAGCCCGAAGCCCCGCCGTTCCCCGTCGTGGATGAGGGCCTCCAGAGGATCACGCAAGCCCTGAAGCAGGCTCCAGGACTGCCGCGGGCGCTGGCCATCCAGGGAGCGCTTCATTTACGAAAAGCGCAGATCGGCCCGGCCCACAAGAAGGAGTCGCTTGAACGAGCAAAAGATAGTTTGTCGCAGGCGTTCGCTGGGAACCCGATCCTGAAGCACCGCTATGGCACGGCCGCCGGGGAGGTGGACTGGATGATCGAGGGGCGATGA